CAGGGTCTGGAAGCGGAGCGTAATTTGAATGATGCGGATACCACGAAAACCGCCAGCGTGTCCGGCGGTCTCTCCGTCGCATTGCCGCTGGATGTTTTTGGGCGAACCGCGAGAGAAGTGGAAGCGGCGCTCGCGGGACTGCAAGCGGCGAAGGCGGAATTGCGCGGTCGCGTTCTTGGCATCAGTTCGGAGATCACGCGGGAGTATCTGCGTTTACGCGGATCGCAACGCCAGCTTGTACTGCTGGTAGAGTCGGTCCACTTGCAGGAAAAAACGCTCTCAATCGTCAAAAGCCGTTACGAAGCTGGCTTGTCTCCGGAGCTCGATATGCGCCGCGCCGAAACATCCGTCGAAAATTTACGCGCGGGCATTCCTCCTTTGAAAGAAGCGCTGACCAATGCGCGCAATCGCCTGGCCAGCCTGACCGGTCAGTATCCCGGAGTTTATGAAACGCTACTGCATGAGCATCAAGAAATTCCCGTCTACAAGGGAAAGTTTCCCGAACTGGTTCCCCTGGCGGTGTTGACTCAGCGTCCCGATATTCGCCAGACTGAAGAGGAATTGAAGCGTGCGGTCGCACGGATTGGCCTTGCAGAAGCGGAATATTACCCCACCTTTCGCCTGATCGGCGCGATCAATATTGGCGCCACCGGCGTCACAGGCGCTCCGGCCCTGAACGTTCTGACCGCTTCTCTTGGAGCCTTGATCGATCAGGTGGTGACCGACGGCGGCGCGCGCAAGGCCAATGTCGAGATCGCCCAGTCGCAAGCCGAAGAAGCCTTGGCCTTGTATCGCGATACCTTGCTTTCAGCGAGCGAGGAAGTGGAAATTTCATTAGCCGCCATCAAGTCGTCGCTCGACCGCCAGAGCTCATTGCAAAAGGCCGTGAAGTCCAGCGAGATCAGTTTCTATCAGGCGGAGACCTTGTATCAGCAGGGACTCATCAGCTTTCTCGACGTGGTCGACGCGCAACGCGTGCTTGCGAACGGCGAGCAACAACTGGCCTCTGAACGTACCAACTACGCGACGGAAATCGCGACCCTGTTCCGCGTGCTGGGAACGGAGATCAAGGCAGGAACTTGATGTGTTACCGCGTTTTCAGCAAGACATGAAGCTAGTTTGAAGCGGAACCGTTCTCAGTAAAATTATGAGTTTCCGAATTCTGTTGAATGTAAAATTTTTTCCCTCAAGGATGATAAAGATAGTAAATTCTTTCTATTGATTTAAAAGGAAACTTGATGTAGCATTGTCCTAAACCCATTGTTTATTTGGAGGGTATTCGTTTGGACAAGATCAAAACTTATATGAACAAGAATGTGGTCAGCGTCGATCACACGGCGACGGTGATGGAAACCGTGCAGTTGATGGCTGAGCGGAATATAGGTTCCGCTGTGGTGATGAAAAATGGCGCTCTGGTCGGAATTTTTACTGAGACGGATTTGTTGAAGAAAATTGTCGCTGTTGAAGCGCATCCTGAGCGTATCGGCGTCGAGCGGGTGATGTCGGAAAAGATTTATACTGAAGATCTAAACGCTTCCATGGCGGCGGCTTTGGTGAAAATGGAGCAACACGACATTCGTCATTTGGTCATACTTGATGGTAAGGATTTGATCGGGATGTTGTCGATCCGTGATTTAGTGCGTTACATCGTTGGGAAGTTTTCTCTAAAGAAGGAATGATTTCTCTCACCCTGATTTCCTGAATTTGCTGGAACCCTCTCCTGATTTTCCCGCCTTTTTTAGAAACTTTTTTCAGATCACCCGTATTTTCTGCAGGTTTGATATATAATCAATTTCAGAAATTGATTTGAATTCAACTCCCGATCGAATCCTTTATGTCTGGCACAGAAATATTGAAGTGGATGGATGAGTCGAGTTTTTTCGACGCCTTCACAATCGACGAAAAGGTTCAGCTTCTTGAGCATTCTTTGGAGTTTTTCCGCTACAGGAAAGGCGACAAGGTCATTAAAAAGGGTCATGCGGACCAGTCTGTCTACCTGATTTTAAGGGGAAGCGTTAATGTTGAGAGTTTCCAGAATCGTCGGGATTTCGTGATCGCTACCCTGAAGGAAGGCAGTTTGTTTGGCGAGTTGTCTTTATTGCGCGAGGGAACGCGGCTGTTCAATGTGATCGCCAGGGATTCTGTTGTCGTCATGAAAGTGGATGTGAAGCGCTATGAAGCGATGCCGCATAACCTTCAACTTAAATTCAACGACAAGTTTCTTGAAATCATGCTGGAGCGGTTCGAAGAGATGAACGAGACCTATGCAGAGTTATTGGACTCACGGAGAAAAGAAGAGGGCTAGCCATTGTGTTGGATCGAAAATTGAAATTAGAGGATTGATATGGAGCCTGGAGTTCGCGCTCATTTAATGAGTCGTCATCCTTTTTTTACCGGCTTCAACCGAATGGAGCTGGAGGAAATGTCTCTGGAAGATGAGTTGTTCCGCATCTATGAGCGTAGGGCAAAAATCATCCAGGAGGGAGAAGAGGAGCAGGCCCTGTACATCATTTTGAGCGGGCATGTGTCCGTTTTCAAGGCGACTCCGGAAGGCGGCTCCGCTCATATCGTGGAGTTCAGATCGGGAGGGATTTTTGGGGAGTTTTCTTTACTAAGAAATGGCAAGCGAACCTCCAGCGTGGTCGCTATAGAGTCGACGCATGTCTGCCGTTTGACGCCGGATCGCATCAATGCCTTCGGCCCCAAACTGGAAATTAAAGCGAGAAATCAGGTGTTGAAGCTGGTCGTCAGGCGCTACGAAAACCTGTGTCAGAAATACATCGATGTGCTGTGTCAGGCAGGCCCTGTTTAAAGAGCGTTGTGGAGAGTTGTGGCTCAGGGGAGTATGTATTCCATGTAGACCATCCATCCGATCATGGAGAGGATGAGGATGGTATAACCGGTATGCACCAGAACGGTGAAAACAAGATTTTCCTTCCTTCGCTCCGGTGGTTTTTTATCAGAGGATTTCAATCGATTTTCCTTCCAATTTCAGGCTGAAATGATACTGAATCATAAGCGGTATGATTTTGTTTGTAAAGAAATGTCGGGAAAATTGATTAACATGGATGGTAGTTGTGTTATAATTGTGGATGAACTAAGACGGTGAATATCAATGGAAAACCCTCTGTCTGTGGACAATTCATCCAGCCTGGGCAGTTTTCAAGGTGCGAAGAGAGATGATCGGGTAACAGAGATCAGTCGTCTCAGCCAGGAGCCATTTCAAACCAAGGAACTGCAGGAAAGCCGTGCGAAAGAATTTGGCGCGTCGCGCAGTCCTTTAGGCTTGATCAGCGTCGGCGGCAGTCAGGTGAACAGCGCGTCGTCTACGATTATCAGGGTCCCCCCGGAAATCGGGAAAGGAAGTATCACCGACTCGATAGCCTGATTTGCCTGGCATGCTGGCAAAGGAATTTTCTGGTATGGATTAATTGTTCAAAAGTATTGCGAAATCGTGATCGAGGCCTATATTAAGTTTAGAACTAATGAAAATCCTGTTCACTATTGAAGGGAAAGGCCATGAATCCACCTTACAATTTAGCTTTGAACTGAATCTAACTAGTTCGCACATAAGTGTGGACGTCTTGAGCCACTGGCCAAGCCAAATAAGAGAAAAAGCGCGTTGCGTTTCGCAACGCGCTTTTTTTGTTGCTAATTCTGGTGCATGGCCTTTAACTGAAATTAAAGATATACGTTTTTATTTGATGTAAACAGTTCAATTCCTCCAATAAGTTTCTGGAGGGTTTAGTAACTAATCAATTCTTTTTATGAAGGTGGACCGTGACTCCGGATAAAATCAACAAAATTTTTCGCAGTTGTTTTATTGTTATCTCTGTTTTTATAGTTGCCTGGGTGGGATATTTCCTGATGTTGTAGTTTTTAGCATTGTATTTCCTTCTTTGACCCATGACGGATTTTGTGATTTTCTTTCACCCGCCAAATAATATTATGGGTCATGCATCGCTTCCGAATATTTATTTTCAAAAATACCTTATGCAGTCGTTGAGTCATATCACTCTCGAAGGTTTTCTCAGGCTAGCGCCGTCTGCTTGACTTTCTTGGTTTTTTACGGGTTGTGAGTTATAACAGTCCATTATTTGCCGACAGGAAAATCATGCATGTGTCATCACTCTCCAGCTAATTTTGCGGCGGCGTTATTTCAAAAGCCGTTTTACGTTGCCTTCATCAATATTTTTCGATTCTTTGATAACCCGCTGGGAATTCTTCGACGTTATGTTTTGGGCAAGGGCAAGTACCCTGCTGTCTGCTCCGTCAGGACCCCTGTAGGGCGGCAGGAAATCACTTTGTATGATTTCGCCGATATGATCACTGCGGTCGAATGTTTTGGCAAGCTCGACTACAAGGCGCCTGCCGACATATCCTGCGTGGTTGATTTCGGTTCTAATATTGGCATCAGCGCCCTTTATTTTTTGACTCGAAACCGCAATGTGCGAGTTTATTTGTATGAGCCGCTCCCGCAAAATATTGAACGTTTGAAAAAAAATCTTCAGGGTTATGAGGATCGTTATGAGCTGCACCCGGTCGCGGTGGGTCTGGAAGCCGCGCGAGCGACCTTTGGTTTTGAAAGCACGGGTCGTTATGGCGGTCTCAACAAGGAAAATCTTCCAAACAGTTTCGACGTCGAGGTGCGGGATTCTTCAGAAATACTCGACGGTGTTTTGCTCAA
This window of the Candidatus Nitrohelix vancouverensis genome carries:
- a CDS encoding efflux transporter outer membrane subunit encodes the protein MRIGRLLALFIGLPFLGACVVGPDYKAPDMDAPAEFVSQELLKSLNEGKTDADFSAQWWMGFTDPILDQLVTAGLDNNFQLVAARARVKEASARLALAGAGDELQTEAGLDQGLEAERNLNDADTTKTASVSGGLSVALPLDVFGRTAREVEAALAGLQAAKAELRGRVLGISSEITREYLRLRGSQRQLVLLVESVHLQEKTLSIVKSRYEAGLSPELDMRRAETSVENLRAGIPPLKEALTNARNRLASLTGQYPGVYETLLHEHQEIPVYKGKFPELVPLAVLTQRPDIRQTEEELKRAVARIGLAEAEYYPTFRLIGAINIGATGVTGAPALNVLTASLGALIDQVVTDGGARKANVEIAQSQAEEALALYRDTLLSASEEVEISLAAIKSSLDRQSSLQKAVKSSEISFYQAETLYQQGLISFLDVVDAQRVLANGEQQLASERTNYATEIATLFRVLGTEIKAGT
- a CDS encoding cyclic nucleotide-binding domain-containing protein, whose translation is MSGTEILKWMDESSFFDAFTIDEKVQLLEHSLEFFRYRKGDKVIKKGHADQSVYLILRGSVNVESFQNRRDFVIATLKEGSLFGELSLLREGTRLFNVIARDSVVVMKVDVKRYEAMPHNLQLKFNDKFLEIMLERFEEMNETYAELLDSRRKEEG
- a CDS encoding CBS domain-containing protein is translated as MDKIKTYMNKNVVSVDHTATVMETVQLMAERNIGSAVVMKNGALVGIFTETDLLKKIVAVEAHPERIGVERVMSEKIYTEDLNASMAAALVKMEQHDIRHLVILDGKDLIGMLSIRDLVRYIVGKFSLKKE
- a CDS encoding cyclic nucleotide-binding domain-containing protein; the encoded protein is MEPGVRAHLMSRHPFFTGFNRMELEEMSLEDELFRIYERRAKIIQEGEEEQALYIILSGHVSVFKATPEGGSAHIVEFRSGGIFGEFSLLRNGKRTSSVVAIESTHVCRLTPDRINAFGPKLEIKARNQVLKLVVRRYENLCQKYIDVLCQAGPV
- a CDS encoding FkbM family methyltransferase, producing MCHHSPANFAAALFQKPFYVAFINIFRFFDNPLGILRRYVLGKGKYPAVCSVRTPVGRQEITLYDFADMITAVECFGKLDYKAPADISCVVDFGSNIGISALYFLTRNRNVRVYLYEPLPQNIERLKKNLQGYEDRYELHPVAVGLEAARATFGFESTGRYGGLNKENLPNSFDVEVRDSSEILDGVLLKHPRVNILKIDVEGLEDALLERLTPEQLSRIDSICAETDAGPAIDGFRQTRYGAIARYSK